One Verrucomicrobiota bacterium DNA segment encodes these proteins:
- a CDS encoding DUF4404 family protein, translating to MIHDTIRQLEAGLQSNQIPEGKRAELVALLATLRAEVQSLDSTHPEQARSIAGFTHISTHEATRLEKNPGALAHALAGLRSSVAGFEQSNPRLVQAVNSVCTALANLGI from the coding sequence ATGATTCATGACACCATCCGCCAACTGGAGGCCGGTTTGCAGAGCAACCAAATCCCGGAGGGGAAACGCGCCGAACTGGTCGCGCTGCTCGCCACGCTACGAGCGGAAGTGCAGTCGCTGGATTCGACGCACCCCGAGCAGGCCCGTAGCATTGCCGGTTTTACACATATTTCCACCCATGAAGCCACCCGGCTGGAAAAGAATCCGGGGGCATTGGCACACGCGCTGGCCGGTCTGCGGTCATCGGTCGCCGGCTTTGAACAATCGAATCCCCGGCTGGTCCAGGCGGTGAACTCCGTCTGCACCGCCCTCGCCAACCTGGGAATCTGA
- a CDS encoding aldo/keto reductase, which produces MNSEADNLETHAPSITRRAFLHAAAVAAAAPGLGALAAEAVPPPPTGLPRRILGKTGQEVTILGLGCAYLTMDKEHRNHRAGEAYTRALIETALDGGIRYFDVAPNYHQAEVRLGPLLAPVRDKVFLVTKLDHADARGAEEDLTRSLKLLQTDHVDLLLLHAVGLSTFEDLEALQGPRSALAFLRQARQKGLTRFIGFSSHPAQIPEQVKLLSDLGADVIQPFINYLSRAENNLEETLVAAAHQQKLGVVAMKVLGGQGQLADDYDRAFRYALSVPGVQCALIGASSIAEVQRAVKAARDFRPLTAIEMAETIALGRKMLGGNPKKTAQLRLHYPRDLGEVRWA; this is translated from the coding sequence ATGAATTCTGAGGCCGACAATCTGGAAACGCATGCGCCGTCCATCACCCGGCGGGCGTTCCTGCACGCTGCCGCCGTGGCGGCGGCGGCTCCCGGTTTGGGCGCACTGGCTGCGGAGGCGGTGCCGCCACCCCCCACCGGGTTGCCCCGGAGAATCCTGGGCAAAACCGGTCAGGAAGTCACCATCCTTGGCTTGGGCTGCGCGTATCTGACCATGGATAAGGAGCACCGGAACCACCGCGCGGGAGAGGCCTACACCCGCGCCCTCATCGAAACCGCGCTGGATGGCGGCATTCGCTATTTCGACGTCGCCCCCAATTACCATCAGGCCGAAGTGCGGCTGGGGCCGTTGCTGGCGCCGGTGCGGGACAAGGTCTTTCTGGTGACCAAGCTTGATCACGCCGATGCGCGCGGCGCGGAGGAGGATTTGACCCGCAGCCTCAAACTCCTCCAAACCGATCACGTGGATTTGCTGTTGCTGCATGCCGTGGGGCTCTCCACGTTCGAAGACCTCGAAGCCTTGCAGGGACCACGCAGCGCGCTGGCGTTTCTGCGCCAGGCCCGGCAGAAAGGGTTGACCCGCTTCATCGGCTTCAGCTCCCATCCCGCCCAGATACCGGAGCAGGTGAAACTCCTGTCCGACCTCGGCGCGGATGTCATCCAGCCGTTCATCAACTACCTCTCGCGGGCGGAAAACAACCTGGAAGAAACCCTCGTCGCCGCCGCCCACCAACAGAAGCTCGGCGTGGTGGCCATGAAAGTGCTGGGCGGGCAGGGACAACTGGCGGACGACTATGACCGCGCCTTCCGGTACGCGCTGAGCGTTCCGGGCGTCCAGTGCGCCCTGATTGGCGCCAGCAGCATTGCGGAAGTCCAGCGGGCCGTCAAAGCCGCCCGCGATTTCCGTCCGCTGACGGCAATAGAAATGGCAGAAACCATCGCCTTGGGCCGAAAAATGCTCGGCGGCAATCCGAAAAAGACCGCCCAACTCCGCCTGCATTACCCCCGGGACCTGGGCGAAGTGCGCTGGGCTTGA
- a CDS encoding patatin-like phospholipase family protein, which translates to MLILSLCQLCGCGALQTVRLRTTTPPGLEKSVTMPEFPNVRAWGDDQASLKAMIDSQPEKSEPAIAGKAGVDVNTVDYLALSGGGGDGAYGAGLLCGWSRTGERPKFKVVTGISTGALMSPYAFLGPDFDDQLKACYTKISSKDIFKLNSLMRILFGESLATTEPLERLVKRYYSEEMIAAVAAEHLQGRRLYVATANLDAQRPVVWDMGAIACHAVAHRTNAVNGEPRVTTSFNPRAVALFRKVLIASASIPMAFPPQYFDVRVGERVFEEMHVDGGTINQVFICGVPMKNLASLDTNKHIRVFVIRNSKIAPDNKTVRPRIHEIGLRSISTLVKSQGVGSVVRIYEAIKDQPAEFHFAYIPDDIDTDRDDEFDPAIMRRLFDIGYVLAMHHYPWQHKPPGLEFATPDSAGSLPSKIK; encoded by the coding sequence ATGTTAATTTTGTCCTTGTGCCAGCTTTGCGGCTGCGGAGCCTTGCAGACTGTGCGACTGCGCACCACCACCCCGCCGGGATTGGAAAAAAGTGTGACGATGCCGGAGTTTCCCAATGTGCGGGCTTGGGGCGATGACCAGGCGTCACTCAAAGCGATGATTGACAGCCAGCCGGAAAAATCCGAGCCTGCCATCGCAGGCAAAGCTGGAGTGGACGTTAATACGGTGGATTATCTGGCCTTATCGGGTGGAGGTGGGGACGGCGCTTATGGCGCCGGGTTGCTCTGTGGGTGGTCCAGAACCGGCGAACGGCCCAAATTCAAAGTGGTCACGGGGATCAGCACGGGCGCGTTGATGTCACCCTATGCCTTTCTGGGGCCGGACTTTGATGATCAGTTGAAGGCATGTTACACCAAAATTTCCTCCAAGGATATTTTCAAACTGAACAGCTTGATGCGGATTCTGTTCGGTGAATCGCTGGCTACTACTGAGCCGTTGGAACGACTGGTGAAACGGTATTACTCGGAGGAGATGATTGCCGCCGTGGCGGCGGAACACCTTCAGGGACGCCGTCTTTACGTGGCCACCGCTAATCTGGACGCTCAGCGCCCAGTCGTCTGGGATATGGGCGCCATCGCGTGTCATGCCGTGGCGCATCGCACCAACGCTGTCAATGGCGAACCACGGGTCACCACGTCTTTCAACCCGCGCGCGGTGGCGTTGTTCCGCAAGGTGCTGATCGCGTCCGCTTCAATCCCGATGGCTTTTCCACCGCAGTATTTTGATGTCCGGGTGGGCGAGCGCGTGTTTGAAGAAATGCATGTGGATGGTGGCACCATCAATCAGGTGTTTATTTGCGGCGTTCCCATGAAAAACCTGGCCAGTTTGGATACCAACAAACACATTCGGGTGTTCGTGATTCGCAACAGTAAAATCGCCCCCGACAATAAAACCGTCCGCCCCCGCATCCATGAAATTGGCCTCCGTTCGATTTCGACACTGGTAAAATCGCAGGGGGTGGGTTCGGTGGTGCGAATTTATGAGGCCATCAAGGATCAGCCTGCCGAGTTTCACTTTGCGTACATTCCCGATGATATTGACACGGATCGGGACGATGAATTTGATCCAGCCATCATGCGGCGTTTGTTTGATATTGGTTACGTGTTGGCAATGCACCATTATCCATGGCAGCACAAACCGCCGGGCTTGGAGTTTGCCACGCCGGATTCTGCTGGCTCCCTCCCGTCGAAAATCAAGTGA
- a CDS encoding AraC family transcriptional regulator, producing the protein MSRVTQIEAVPRLQEWSSLHPQLFWAYRGEVHPMGRYVTTQDTKLTAWWMLAGWVEVRCGHQVRRATAGQWMFPPNIGRIQRFSQDARILSISFRIDWPGGQSLYEMADTRILEAKAMPELGRAAIALCETVERMFPQASNHLFLETGTLDHHWEIHWAFAEWLRIHSRAMTRMGLTTVRPYSVDARLAKALLLIEQHALNRPFRQTALAKSTGLSVSHLNRLFTQHLGKPPRERYEERRLQAAVMLLEQSVRPMKTISADLGFSSPAHFTRWFKHRLKRTPGEYRQQYFQRGDA; encoded by the coding sequence ATGAGTCGTGTTACCCAGATTGAAGCTGTTCCGCGCCTGCAGGAGTGGTCCTCCTTGCATCCTCAGCTTTTCTGGGCATATCGCGGCGAAGTACATCCGATGGGCCGCTACGTAACCACTCAAGACACCAAACTCACCGCGTGGTGGATGCTGGCCGGATGGGTGGAAGTTCGTTGCGGACACCAGGTCCGCCGTGCTACTGCCGGACAATGGATGTTTCCTCCCAATATTGGACGGATTCAGCGTTTTTCCCAGGATGCCCGTATTCTCTCAATCAGTTTCCGCATAGACTGGCCGGGCGGACAATCCCTGTATGAAATGGCGGATACCCGGATTCTGGAGGCCAAGGCCATGCCGGAGTTGGGACGCGCGGCCATTGCCCTTTGCGAGACGGTGGAACGGATGTTCCCCCAGGCCAGCAACCACCTGTTCTTGGAAACCGGCACGTTGGACCACCATTGGGAAATTCATTGGGCTTTTGCCGAGTGGCTCCGCATCCATAGTCGAGCGATGACCCGGATGGGACTGACGACCGTGCGGCCTTACTCGGTGGATGCCCGGTTGGCCAAGGCGCTGCTATTGATTGAGCAGCATGCGTTGAACCGGCCGTTTCGGCAAACCGCTTTGGCAAAAAGTACCGGTCTGAGTGTATCCCACCTGAACCGCTTGTTTACCCAGCATCTGGGGAAACCGCCACGCGAACGCTATGAAGAACGCCGACTGCAGGCGGCTGTCATGTTGCTGGAGCAATCCGTGCGGCCGATGAAGACCATTAGTGCCGACTTGGGTTTCAGTTCACCGGCCCATTTTACCCGCTGGTTTAAACACCGCCTCAAACGCACTCCCGGCGAGTATCGCCAACAGTATTTCCAACGCGGTGACGCTTGA